Proteins from a single region of Verrucosispora sp. NA02020:
- the tkt gene encoding transketolase — translation MAANRPAHPALDWSDLDRRAVDTVRVLAMDAVEKSGNGHPGTAMSLAPAAYLLFNRVMRHNPADPNWPGRDRFVLSAGHSSLTLYIQLFLAGYPLSLEDLKSLRQWGSLTPGHPEHGHTPGVETTTGPLGQGLGNAVGMAMAARRERGLFDPEAEAGESAFDHHIWCIASDGDIEEGITHEASALAGHQQLGNLCVIYDDNEISIEDDTRIALSEDVAARYEAYGWHVQTVDWRTGDADQGDYHENVEELYQALLAAKAETGRPSFVRLRTIIGWPAPNKQNTGKIHGSALGADEVAATKEILGFDPAGSFEVTEELLAHTRKTLARGDAAQQEWTTAFGTWSEANPERRALYDRLAGRILPDGWTEALPEFPADAKGIATRAASGKVLAALAPVLPELWGGSADLAESNNTTMKGEPSFVPSQFATKEFPGHEYGRTLHFGIREHAMGAILNGIALHGGTRPYGGTFLVFSDYMRPAVRLAALMKLPVVYVWTHDSIGLGEDGPTHQPVEHLTALRAIPGLDVVRPADANETAWAWRQALEHTDRPTALALSRQALPTLDRTQVAGAEGTAKGGYVLAEASNGKPQVIIVGTGSEVQLCLTARERLEADGTPTRVVSMPCQEWFFAQDEAYRESVLPRGVKARVSVEAGIAMSWRAIVGDCGESVSLEHYGASAPHSVLFEQFGFTPDRIVAAAHAALTRVGDITGFTTGN, via the coding sequence GTGGCTGCCAACCGACCTGCGCACCCCGCACTTGACTGGTCCGACCTCGACCGCCGTGCCGTGGACACCGTCCGCGTCCTGGCCATGGACGCCGTGGAGAAATCCGGCAACGGCCACCCGGGCACCGCGATGAGTCTCGCCCCCGCGGCGTACCTGCTGTTCAACCGGGTGATGCGACACAATCCCGCCGACCCGAACTGGCCCGGCCGGGACCGCTTCGTGCTCTCCGCCGGTCACTCCAGCCTGACGCTCTACATCCAGCTCTTCCTCGCCGGCTACCCGCTGAGCCTGGAGGACCTCAAGTCGCTGCGGCAGTGGGGCTCGCTCACTCCGGGTCACCCCGAGCACGGGCACACCCCGGGTGTGGAGACCACCACCGGCCCGCTCGGGCAGGGCCTGGGCAACGCCGTCGGCATGGCGATGGCGGCGCGCCGGGAGCGCGGCCTGTTCGACCCGGAGGCCGAGGCGGGCGAGTCCGCCTTCGACCACCACATCTGGTGCATCGCCTCCGACGGTGACATCGAGGAGGGCATCACCCACGAGGCCAGCGCGCTCGCGGGGCACCAGCAGCTGGGCAACCTCTGCGTGATCTACGACGACAACGAGATCTCGATCGAGGACGACACCCGGATCGCGCTGAGCGAGGACGTCGCGGCCCGCTACGAGGCGTACGGCTGGCACGTGCAGACGGTCGACTGGCGCACCGGCGACGCCGACCAGGGCGACTACCACGAGAACGTCGAGGAGCTGTACCAGGCGCTGCTGGCTGCCAAGGCCGAGACCGGCCGCCCGTCGTTCGTGCGGCTGCGCACCATCATCGGTTGGCCCGCGCCGAACAAGCAGAACACCGGCAAGATCCACGGCTCGGCGTTGGGCGCCGACGAGGTGGCCGCCACCAAGGAGATCCTCGGCTTCGACCCGGCCGGATCGTTCGAGGTCACCGAGGAACTGCTCGCCCACACCCGTAAGACGCTCGCCCGCGGCGACGCCGCCCAGCAGGAATGGACCACCGCCTTCGGCACCTGGTCCGAGGCCAACCCCGAGCGCCGCGCCCTCTACGACCGGCTGGCCGGGCGGATCCTGCCCGACGGCTGGACCGAGGCGCTGCCGGAGTTTCCCGCCGACGCCAAGGGCATCGCCACCCGGGCCGCCTCCGGCAAGGTCCTCGCCGCGCTCGCGCCGGTGCTGCCCGAGCTCTGGGGCGGCTCCGCCGACCTGGCGGAGAGCAACAACACCACGATGAAGGGCGAGCCCTCCTTCGTGCCCAGCCAGTTCGCGACCAAGGAGTTCCCCGGTCACGAGTACGGCCGGACGCTGCACTTCGGCATCCGCGAGCACGCCATGGGCGCCATCCTCAACGGCATCGCCCTGCACGGCGGCACCCGCCCGTACGGCGGCACGTTCCTGGTCTTCAGCGACTACATGCGTCCCGCCGTGCGGCTGGCCGCGCTGATGAAGCTGCCGGTGGTCTACGTCTGGACGCACGACTCGATCGGTCTCGGCGAGGACGGACCGACCCACCAGCCGGTGGAGCACCTGACCGCGCTGCGGGCCATCCCCGGCCTGGACGTGGTCCGGCCGGCCGACGCCAACGAGACGGCGTGGGCCTGGCGGCAGGCCCTGGAGCACACCGACCGGCCCACCGCGCTGGCACTGAGCCGGCAGGCGCTGCCCACGCTGGACCGGACGCAGGTCGCCGGGGCCGAGGGGACCGCCAAGGGCGGCTACGTGCTGGCCGAGGCGTCCAACGGCAAGCCTCAGGTGATCATCGTCGGTACCGGTTCCGAGGTGCAGCTCTGCCTGACCGCGCGGGAGCGGCTGGAGGCCGACGGCACCCCCACCCGGGTCGTCTCGATGCCCTGCCAGGAGTGGTTCTTCGCGCAGGACGAGGCGTACCGGGAGTCGGTGCTGCCGCGCGGGGTAAAGGCCCGGGTGAGCGTGGAGGCGGGCATCGCGATGTCCTGGCGGGCCATCGTCGGTGACTGCGGCGAGAGCGTCAGCCTGGAGCACTACGGCGCGAGCGCCCCGCACTCCGTGCTCTTCGAACAGTTCGGCTTCACCCCCGACCGGATCGTCGCCGCCGCGCACGCGGCGCTGACCCGGGTCGGTGACATCACCGGTTTCACGACCGGCAACTGA
- a CDS encoding non-heme iron oxygenase ferredoxin subunit: MIRVCAVEDVPKGTAVSADVDGTAIALVHAEDDVFYAVHDECSHAAVALSEGEVSGCTLECWLHGSRFDLRTGEPSGLPATEPVPVYPVEVRDGDIYVSLTPSNGVTR; encoded by the coding sequence ATGATCCGTGTCTGCGCCGTCGAGGACGTGCCGAAGGGCACCGCGGTCAGCGCCGACGTCGACGGCACCGCGATCGCGCTCGTGCACGCCGAGGACGACGTGTTCTACGCCGTGCACGATGAGTGCTCGCACGCCGCGGTGGCCCTCTCCGAGGGGGAGGTGTCCGGCTGCACCCTGGAGTGCTGGCTGCACGGCTCCCGCTTCGACCTGCGTACCGGCGAGCCGAGCGGGCTGCCGGCGACCGAACCCGTACCCGTCTATCCCGTCGAAGTCCGCGACGGCGACATCTACGTCAGCCTGACGCCGAGTAATGGAGTGACCCGATAA
- a CDS encoding RimK family alpha-L-glutamate ligase, with amino-acid sequence MTNHHQSTRGKPRVALVTCTELADLEPDDRLVVGPLAARGVTAEPVVWDDPAVDWSDYDLAMLRSPWDYMSRRDEFVAWATRVPRLANPADVVRWNTDKRYLDELSAAGVPTVPTAWVLPGEQWRPPADTGEYVIKPSVSAGSQDTGRYDLADPEHRDLAVAHVRRLGAAGRVAMIQPYLRAVDSAGETALLYFAGPDGPAFSHAIRKGPMLAGPDLGVGGLYRAEEISPRTAGPDELAVAQRTLAAVPGGPEHLLYARVDLIPGPDGAPVLVELELTEPSLFLGHAEGAAERLAEAIIARMG; translated from the coding sequence TTGACTAACCACCACCAGTCGACCCGGGGGAAACCCCGGGTCGCTCTCGTCACCTGCACCGAACTGGCGGATCTGGAGCCGGACGACCGCCTCGTGGTCGGCCCGCTCGCCGCCCGTGGGGTAACCGCCGAGCCGGTCGTCTGGGACGACCCGGCCGTCGACTGGTCCGACTACGACCTGGCGATGCTCCGCTCGCCCTGGGACTACATGTCCCGCCGCGACGAGTTCGTCGCCTGGGCGACCCGGGTGCCCCGGCTGGCCAACCCGGCCGATGTGGTGCGCTGGAACACCGACAAGCGCTACCTCGACGAGCTGTCCGCCGCCGGTGTGCCGACGGTGCCCACCGCCTGGGTGCTCCCCGGCGAGCAGTGGCGACCGCCCGCCGACACGGGGGAGTACGTGATCAAGCCCTCGGTCAGCGCGGGCAGCCAGGACACCGGCCGCTACGACCTGGCCGACCCGGAACACCGGGACCTCGCCGTGGCCCACGTGCGCCGACTGGGCGCGGCCGGCCGGGTCGCCATGATCCAGCCGTACCTGCGCGCGGTGGACTCGGCCGGCGAGACCGCGCTGCTCTACTTCGCCGGTCCGGACGGGCCGGCGTTCAGCCACGCCATCCGCAAGGGCCCGATGCTCGCCGGGCCCGACCTCGGGGTGGGCGGCCTGTACCGGGCCGAGGAGATCAGCCCGCGTACCGCCGGACCCGACGAACTCGCGGTGGCGCAGCGGACCCTCGCGGCCGTGCCCGGTGGCCCGGAGCACCTGCTCTACGCCCGGGTGGACCTGATCCCGGGCCCGGACGGCGCACCGGTGCTGGTGGAGTTGGAGTTGACCGAGCCGTCGCTGTTCCTCGGGCACGCCGAGGGTGCCGCCGAGCGGCTCGCGGAGGCGATCATCGCCCGGATGGGCTGA
- the tal gene encoding transaldolase, producing MTTDRLGELSAAQVAVWLDDLSRVRLSSGGLDQLRREKHVVGVTTNPTIFAKALSDADEYDWQLRDLATRGVEVEEAVRMLTTYDVRWACDVMRPSYDASGGVDGRVSIEVDPRLAHESAKTVAEAKALWWLVDRPNLFIKIPATEAGLPAITAALAEGISVNVTLIFGLDRYSQVMEAFLAGLEQAKANGHDLSTITSVASFFVSRVDSEVDKRLEKIGSEQAKALRGKAAVANARLAYERYAEVFSGDRWQALAAAGAHPQRPLWASTSTKNPDYRDVIYVEELIAPGTVNTMPESVVHAYAEHGETRPDTVTGAYDDARQVFADLGEVGVDLADVIDTLEREGVEKFETSWNELLDGVRKSLDAAGRGSGHPSDAASDNADAAVRAGGNA from the coding sequence ATGACGACCGACAGGCTGGGTGAGCTCTCCGCCGCGCAGGTGGCGGTGTGGCTCGACGACCTTTCCCGGGTACGACTGAGCTCCGGCGGGCTCGACCAGCTCCGCCGGGAGAAGCACGTCGTCGGGGTGACCACCAACCCGACGATCTTCGCGAAGGCGTTGAGCGACGCCGACGAGTACGACTGGCAGCTTCGTGACCTGGCCACCCGGGGCGTCGAGGTGGAAGAGGCCGTCCGCATGCTCACCACGTACGACGTGCGGTGGGCCTGCGACGTGATGCGCCCGTCGTACGACGCCAGCGGTGGCGTCGACGGCCGGGTCTCCATCGAGGTGGACCCGCGCCTGGCCCACGAGAGCGCGAAGACGGTCGCCGAGGCCAAGGCGCTGTGGTGGCTGGTCGACCGGCCCAACCTCTTCATCAAGATCCCGGCGACCGAGGCCGGCCTGCCGGCGATCACCGCCGCGCTCGCCGAGGGGATCAGCGTGAACGTGACGCTGATCTTCGGGTTGGACCGCTACTCGCAGGTGATGGAGGCGTTCCTCGCCGGTCTGGAGCAGGCGAAGGCGAACGGGCACGACCTGTCCACGATCACGTCGGTGGCCTCGTTCTTCGTCTCCCGGGTCGACAGCGAGGTGGACAAGCGGCTGGAGAAGATCGGCTCGGAGCAGGCCAAGGCCCTGCGCGGCAAGGCGGCCGTGGCCAACGCCCGACTGGCCTACGAGCGGTACGCCGAGGTCTTCTCCGGTGACCGGTGGCAGGCGCTGGCCGCCGCCGGGGCGCACCCGCAGCGTCCGCTGTGGGCTTCCACCTCGACGAAGAACCCGGACTACCGGGACGTCATCTACGTCGAGGAACTGATCGCGCCGGGCACGGTCAACACCATGCCGGAGTCGGTCGTCCACGCGTACGCCGAGCACGGGGAGACCCGGCCGGACACGGTCACCGGCGCGTACGACGACGCCCGGCAGGTCTTCGCCGACCTCGGTGAGGTCGGTGTGGACCTGGCCGACGTGATCGACACGCTGGAGCGCGAGGGCGTCGAGAAGTTCGAGACGAGCTGGAACGAACTGCTCGACGGTGTCCGCAAGTCGCTCGACGCCGCCGGGCGGGGCAGCGGCCACCCGAGCGACGCCGCCAGCGACAACGCCGACGCCGCCGTGCGCGCCGGAGGCAATGCGTGA
- the sufD gene encoding Fe-S cluster assembly protein SufD, with the protein MTTQASAPPPSTKSQALRSYDVADFPALTGLEEEWRFTPLKRLRGLVGDGRTATGTVRHEYADLPEGVTVERVDRDDERVGSVLTPFDRISALAYGGAGQALLVRVAREAVPAGPVTVRVVGESAEGVAFGHTVVQVERFAEATLVLEHVGSATLADNVEVTVADGAKLTLVTVSDWADDAVQAQHLKVKLGRDARVVHVQATLGGDLVRQFTTVEYTDRGGEAELYGVYFADSGQHLEHRQLVDHTVPDCRSYVGYRGALQGDSARTVWVGDVLIRAEATGTDTYEINRNLLLSDGARADSVPNLEIETGEIAGAGHASATGRFDDEQLFYLMARGIPAAEARRLVVRGFFAELLNKIPVEELRERLGETIEARLTKAGA; encoded by the coding sequence ATGACTACCCAGGCTTCCGCACCGCCGCCGAGCACCAAGTCGCAGGCGCTGCGCTCGTACGACGTCGCCGACTTCCCGGCCCTGACCGGCCTGGAGGAGGAATGGCGTTTCACCCCGCTCAAGCGGTTGCGCGGGCTGGTCGGTGACGGCCGCACCGCGACCGGCACGGTCCGGCACGAGTACGCCGACCTGCCCGAGGGCGTGACGGTGGAGCGCGTCGACCGGGACGACGAGCGGGTCGGCAGCGTGCTGACCCCGTTCGACCGGATCAGCGCGCTGGCGTACGGCGGTGCCGGCCAGGCGCTGCTGGTGCGGGTCGCCCGGGAGGCCGTCCCGGCCGGGCCGGTGACCGTACGGGTGGTCGGCGAGAGCGCCGAGGGGGTGGCCTTCGGGCACACCGTCGTGCAGGTGGAGCGCTTCGCCGAGGCGACCCTGGTGCTGGAGCACGTCGGTTCGGCGACGCTGGCCGACAACGTCGAGGTGACCGTGGCCGACGGCGCGAAGCTGACGCTGGTCACCGTCTCCGACTGGGCCGACGACGCGGTGCAGGCGCAGCACCTCAAGGTGAAGCTGGGCCGGGACGCCCGTGTGGTGCACGTCCAGGCCACGCTCGGCGGCGACCTGGTGCGCCAGTTCACCACCGTCGAGTACACCGACCGGGGCGGCGAGGCCGAGCTGTACGGCGTCTACTTCGCCGACTCCGGCCAGCACCTGGAGCACCGCCAACTGGTCGACCACACGGTGCCGGACTGCCGCAGCTACGTCGGCTACCGGGGCGCGTTGCAGGGTGACAGCGCCCGGACGGTCTGGGTCGGCGACGTGCTGATCCGCGCCGAGGCGACCGGCACCGACACGTACGAGATCAACCGGAACCTGCTGCTCAGCGACGGTGCCCGGGCCGACTCCGTGCCGAACCTGGAGATCGAGACCGGCGAGATCGCCGGTGCCGGGCACGCGAGCGCCACCGGCCGCTTCGACGACGAGCAGCTGTTCTACCTGATGGCCCGGGGCATCCCGGCGGCCGAGGCCCGTCGCCTGGTGGTACGCGGCTTCTTCGCCGAGCTGCTCAACAAGATCCCGGTCGAGGAGCTGCGCGAGCGGCTCGGGGAGACGATCGAGGCCCGCCTGACCAAGGCCGGCGCCTGA
- a CDS encoding metalloregulator ArsR/SmtB family transcription factor produces MPPATELPPSSEVAPAADLSTRDRVTQLLLERRAATAAQLGDALGLSPAAIRRHLDAMLADGDVVAREQTVRGHRGRGRPAKVFLLTDAARSRCGTHHYDNMATAALRWIARTGGSRAVEDFAAEQVAALEARCQAALSDAGDDPMARAEALAAALTAEGYAASASTIASGGQLCQHHCPVAHVAAEFPALCEAETTVISRLVGTHVQRLATIAHGDGVCTTHIPGSSPAQSGKTVTTVRTDR; encoded by the coding sequence GTGCCGCCTGCCACGGAACTTCCGCCCAGCTCGGAAGTGGCGCCCGCCGCCGACCTGTCGACCCGGGATCGGGTCACCCAGTTGCTGCTGGAGCGTCGCGCCGCCACCGCCGCCCAACTCGGCGACGCGCTGGGGCTCAGCCCGGCGGCGATCCGTCGGCATCTGGACGCGATGCTCGCCGACGGCGACGTGGTCGCCCGTGAGCAGACCGTCCGCGGCCACCGGGGGCGGGGTCGCCCGGCCAAGGTGTTCCTGCTGACCGACGCCGCCCGCAGCCGCTGCGGCACCCACCACTACGACAACATGGCCACCGCGGCGCTGCGGTGGATCGCCCGTACCGGCGGCTCCCGCGCGGTGGAGGACTTCGCCGCCGAGCAGGTGGCCGCGCTGGAGGCGCGCTGTCAGGCCGCCCTGAGCGACGCCGGGGACGATCCGATGGCGCGTGCCGAGGCACTCGCCGCGGCGTTGACCGCCGAGGGATACGCTGCCAGTGCGTCCACGATCGCTTCCGGCGGCCAGCTCTGCCAGCACCACTGCCCGGTGGCGCACGTGGCCGCCGAGTTCCCTGCGTTGTGCGAGGCCGAGACCACGGTGATCTCTCGCCTGGTCGGCACCCACGTGCAGCGCCTGGCCACCATCGCGCACGGCGACGGGGTGTGCACCACGCACATTCCGGGCTCGTCGCCTGCCCAGTCCGGTAAGACCGTCACCACTGTGAGGACAGATAGATGA
- a CDS encoding heme A synthase, with protein MRRIRSVKRPARFSVSTTLLRRLAYANIVANTVIVVTGGAVRLTASGLGCPTWPRCTDDSYTTTAEMGVHGVIEFGNRLLTFVLVLIAGAMLLAALAHRPRRRGVVPLALAVVLGIVAQAVIGGITVRTQLHPSVVGIHFVVSMALLLVAYALWRRVTEPDGPKVPVVPSALRTLTWLTVVVSAAVIVVGVAVTGSGPHAGDANAVRNGLDPQTISQVHADLVFLLIGLTVGLWLALRAVGAPARAVRAAGVLLAVELAQGVIGIVQYLTNLPVLLVGAHMLGSCLVWLSTLAVLWSIRERRPVDPAPDESAVPAAQPVSAHA; from the coding sequence GTGCGTAGGATTCGCTCCGTGAAGCGACCCGCCCGGTTCTCGGTCTCCACCACCCTGCTGCGCCGACTCGCGTACGCCAACATCGTCGCGAACACGGTGATCGTCGTCACCGGCGGGGCGGTCCGGCTCACCGCCTCGGGACTCGGCTGCCCCACCTGGCCCCGGTGCACCGACGACTCGTACACCACCACCGCCGAGATGGGCGTGCACGGGGTGATCGAGTTCGGCAACCGGCTGCTCACGTTCGTGCTGGTGCTGATCGCGGGCGCCATGCTGCTGGCCGCGCTGGCGCACCGGCCGCGTCGCCGAGGGGTGGTGCCGCTGGCCCTGGCGGTGGTCCTCGGGATCGTGGCGCAGGCGGTGATCGGCGGGATCACCGTCCGCACCCAGTTGCACCCTTCGGTCGTCGGCATCCACTTCGTGGTCTCGATGGCGCTGCTGCTCGTCGCGTACGCCCTCTGGCGTCGGGTGACCGAGCCGGACGGGCCGAAGGTGCCGGTCGTGCCCTCCGCGCTGCGCACCCTGACCTGGCTGACCGTGGTGGTCAGTGCGGCGGTGATCGTGGTCGGCGTGGCGGTCACCGGCAGCGGCCCGCACGCGGGCGACGCGAACGCCGTCCGCAACGGCCTCGATCCGCAGACCATCTCCCAGGTGCACGCCGACCTGGTCTTCCTGCTGATCGGTCTCACCGTCGGCCTCTGGCTGGCGCTCCGCGCGGTCGGCGCGCCGGCCCGCGCCGTGCGGGCGGCCGGGGTGCTGCTCGCCGTCGAACTGGCGCAGGGCGTGATCGGCATCGTGCAGTATCTGACCAACCTGCCGGTGCTGCTGGTCGGCGCGCACATGCTCGGTTCCTGCCTGGTCTGGCTGTCGACGTTGGCGGTACTCTGGTCGATCCGGGAGCGCCGCCCGGTGGACCCGGCGCCGGACGAGAGCGCCGTCCCGGCCGCGCAGCCGGTCTCCGCGCACGCCTGA
- the sufB gene encoding Fe-S cluster assembly protein SufB produces the protein MTEQIVQPLTQEEQLAALGNYEYGWADPDVAGAVAQRGLSEAVVRDISAKKNEPAWMLDLRLKGLRLFGRKPMPAWGADLTGIDFDNIKYFVRSTEKQAASWEDLPEDIKNTYDKLGIPEAEKQRLVAGVAAQYESEVVYHKIREDLEEQGVLFLDTDTALKEHEDVFKEYFGTVIPVGDNKFAALNTSVWSGGSFIYVPKGVHVEIPLQAYFRINTENMGQFERTLIIVDEGAYVHYVEGCTAPIYSSDSLHSAVVEIIVKKNARCRYTTIQNWSNNVYNLVTKRAVCHEGATMEWIDGNIGSKVTMKYPAVYMTGEHAKGEVLSVAMAGEGQHQDAGAKMVHAAPHTSSTIVSKSIARGGGRTSYRGLVQVLEGSHSSASTVKCDALLVDTISRSDTYPYVDIREDDVSMGHEATVSKVSEDQLFYLMSRGLSEDEAMAMIVRGFIEPIAKELPMEYALELNRLIELQMEGAVG, from the coding sequence ATGACCGAGCAGATCGTCCAGCCCCTGACCCAGGAGGAGCAGCTCGCCGCCCTGGGCAACTACGAGTACGGCTGGGCCGACCCGGACGTCGCCGGGGCGGTCGCCCAGCGTGGCCTCAGCGAGGCGGTGGTGCGGGACATCTCGGCCAAGAAGAACGAGCCCGCGTGGATGCTCGACCTGCGGCTGAAGGGTCTGCGGCTGTTCGGGCGCAAGCCGATGCCGGCCTGGGGCGCCGACCTCACCGGGATCGACTTCGACAACATCAAGTACTTCGTGCGTTCCACCGAGAAGCAGGCCGCCAGCTGGGAGGACCTGCCGGAGGACATCAAGAACACCTACGACAAGCTGGGCATCCCGGAGGCGGAGAAGCAGCGTCTCGTCGCCGGTGTGGCCGCCCAGTACGAGTCCGAGGTGGTCTACCACAAGATCCGTGAGGACCTGGAGGAGCAGGGTGTCCTCTTCCTGGACACCGACACCGCCCTCAAGGAGCACGAGGACGTCTTCAAGGAGTACTTCGGCACGGTGATCCCGGTCGGCGACAACAAGTTCGCCGCCCTGAACACCTCCGTGTGGTCCGGCGGCTCGTTCATCTACGTGCCGAAGGGCGTGCACGTGGAGATCCCGCTGCAGGCGTACTTCCGGATCAACACCGAGAACATGGGCCAGTTCGAGCGGACGCTGATCATCGTCGACGAGGGCGCGTACGTGCACTACGTCGAGGGTTGCACCGCGCCGATCTACTCCTCGGACTCGCTGCACAGCGCCGTGGTGGAGATCATCGTCAAGAAGAACGCCCGGTGCCGTTACACGACCATCCAGAACTGGTCGAACAACGTCTACAACCTGGTCACCAAGCGCGCGGTCTGCCACGAGGGCGCGACCATGGAGTGGATCGACGGCAACATCGGCTCCAAGGTGACCATGAAGTACCCGGCGGTCTACATGACCGGCGAGCACGCCAAGGGCGAGGTGCTCTCGGTGGCCATGGCCGGCGAGGGCCAGCACCAGGACGCCGGCGCCAAGATGGTGCACGCCGCGCCGCACACCAGCAGCACGATCGTGTCGAAGTCCATCGCCCGGGGCGGCGGCCGGACCTCCTACCGGGGTCTGGTGCAGGTCCTGGAGGGCTCGCACAGCAGCGCCAGCACGGTCAAGTGCGACGCCCTGCTGGTGGACACCATCTCCCGCTCCGACACCTATCCGTACGTCGACATCCGCGAGGACGACGTGTCGATGGGGCACGAGGCGACCGTCTCCAAGGTCAGCGAGGACCAGCTCTTCTACCTGATGAGCCGGGGCCTGAGCGAGGACGAGGCGATGGCGATGATCGTGCGCGGCTTCATCGAGCCGATCGCCAAGGAACTGCCGATGGAGTACGCCCTGGAGCTCAACCGCCTGATCGAGCTGCAGATGGAGGGCGCGGTCGGCTGA
- a CDS encoding heme o synthase, with protein sequence MSMITERPVSNPAGQTPVRVTEEVPVRSRDLRTVVAAYVTLTKPRIVELLLVTTVPAMMLAHGGMPSLWLVAVVLVGGSLAAGAASVLNCYIDRDIDQVMRRTKRRPLPAHTVTPRNALVFGLVLAVVSVALMAAFTNLLAAGLTLAAIVYYDVVYTLWLKRTTTANTFWGGACGAAPVLIGWAAVTGSLSPIAWALFAVVFFWQMPHFYPLAMKYKDDYARAGIPMLPVVASVRRVNTEIVLFAWLTVLTSLAVWALGLSPIYGVPTLVVGAIFLVESHKLAGRASRGEPVKPMRLFHWSTTYLTIVFAAAALDALI encoded by the coding sequence GTGAGCATGATCACCGAGCGCCCCGTCAGCAACCCTGCCGGGCAGACGCCGGTGCGCGTCACGGAGGAGGTGCCGGTCCGTTCGCGTGACCTGCGGACGGTGGTGGCGGCGTACGTGACGCTGACCAAGCCGCGGATCGTGGAGCTGCTGCTGGTCACCACGGTGCCGGCGATGATGCTCGCGCACGGCGGCATGCCGTCGCTGTGGCTGGTCGCGGTGGTGCTGGTCGGCGGGTCGCTCGCCGCGGGTGCGGCCAGCGTCCTGAACTGCTACATCGACCGGGACATCGACCAGGTGATGCGGCGCACCAAGCGTCGCCCGCTGCCGGCGCACACGGTGACGCCGCGTAACGCGCTGGTCTTCGGTCTGGTGCTGGCGGTGGTCTCGGTCGCGCTGATGGCGGCCTTCACCAACCTGCTCGCCGCCGGGCTGACGCTGGCGGCCATCGTCTACTACGACGTGGTCTACACGCTCTGGCTCAAGCGGACCACCACGGCGAACACCTTCTGGGGCGGCGCGTGCGGGGCGGCTCCGGTGCTGATCGGTTGGGCGGCGGTCACCGGGTCGCTGTCGCCGATCGCCTGGGCGTTGTTCGCGGTGGTCTTCTTCTGGCAGATGCCGCACTTCTATCCGCTGGCCATGAAGTACAAGGACGACTACGCCCGGGCGGGTATCCCGATGCTGCCGGTGGTGGCGTCGGTGCGGCGGGTCAACACCGAGATCGTGTTGTTCGCCTGGCTCACGGTGCTCACCTCGCTGGCCGTCTGGGCGCTGGGCCTGAGCCCGATCTACGGCGTGCCGACGCTGGTGGTGGGCGCGATCTTCCTGGTCGAGTCGCACAAGCTGGCCGGTCGGGCCAGCCGGGGCGAGCCGGTCAAGCCGATGCGGCTGTTCCACTGGTCCACCACGTACCTGACGATCGTCTTCGCCGCCGCCGCGCTCGACGCCCTGATCTGA